A genome region from Polyangiaceae bacterium includes the following:
- a CDS encoding sigma-54-dependent Fis family transcriptional regulator: protein MTNDAEIAARPHILVVDDEPHLCELLAYRLEHHGYRVTTELSAKGVPEALEQASIDAMILDLRLEDGDGLEVLSEVQKRSPDVPVVILTAHGTIETAVEAMQRGAYGFLTKPFQDYELLQKLAHAIESGRLKREVAGLRRIVGDASQDNRLLGTSEVIAAVRERITRVAPADATVLLLGESGTGKELAARSIHALSPRRSRPFIAINCGALPSELLESELFGHVRGAFTGASRDKEGLFAAANGGTLLLDEIGEAPQAVQVKLLRVLQEKRIAKVGSSVEEDIDVRIVAATNRDLRAEVTAGRFREDLFYRLHVVPIVMPPLRDRPEDIPLLAEMFLRRAAARYGLREPHLSPDALRVLMDHPWPGNVRELANVLEGAILLCQDERVRVRELAAIMSPPAKVPTLGKTTESAGSLDEDGPGSLAGLSGSDAPLPPLRAARDSFERAYLIEALRRAGGNVSAAAKLAGRNRTDFHDLLRKHGISAAEFKG, encoded by the coding sequence ATGACGAACGACGCCGAGATCGCAGCCCGCCCGCACATTCTGGTCGTCGACGACGAGCCTCACCTTTGCGAGCTCCTTGCGTATCGTCTCGAGCACCACGGTTACCGCGTCACCACGGAGCTGTCCGCGAAAGGCGTACCCGAAGCGCTCGAACAGGCGAGCATCGACGCCATGATTCTCGATTTACGTCTCGAAGACGGCGATGGATTGGAAGTGCTGAGCGAGGTGCAGAAGCGCTCTCCCGATGTGCCGGTCGTGATTTTGACGGCTCACGGAACCATCGAAACGGCCGTGGAAGCGATGCAACGTGGAGCTTATGGATTTCTGACAAAACCATTTCAGGATTACGAGCTGCTCCAAAAGCTTGCGCACGCCATCGAGAGCGGCCGATTGAAACGCGAAGTAGCCGGTCTTCGTCGTATCGTCGGCGATGCGAGCCAAGACAATCGGCTCCTCGGGACGAGCGAAGTCATCGCCGCGGTTCGCGAACGCATCACGCGCGTGGCTCCTGCCGATGCGACCGTGCTTTTGCTCGGTGAATCGGGGACGGGCAAGGAGCTTGCGGCTCGTTCGATTCACGCGCTCTCCCCGCGAAGATCTCGCCCTTTCATTGCAATCAACTGTGGAGCACTCCCTTCCGAGCTTTTGGAAAGTGAATTGTTCGGGCACGTTCGAGGTGCATTTACCGGGGCGAGTCGCGACAAGGAGGGGCTCTTTGCCGCGGCCAATGGAGGCACGCTCTTACTCGACGAAATCGGGGAAGCTCCGCAGGCCGTGCAGGTCAAACTTTTGCGAGTTCTTCAGGAAAAACGTATTGCCAAGGTCGGTTCGTCCGTGGAAGAGGACATCGACGTCCGAATCGTCGCGGCCACGAATCGCGATTTGCGGGCTGAAGTCACTGCCGGCCGTTTCCGAGAGGATCTTTTTTATCGTTTGCACGTCGTCCCCATCGTCATGCCGCCGCTGCGAGATCGACCGGAGGACATACCGCTCCTCGCGGAAATGTTCTTGCGTCGCGCAGCAGCTCGTTATGGTTTGCGCGAGCCGCATTTGTCTCCAGATGCATTACGCGTGCTCATGGACCATCCTTGGCCAGGAAACGTCCGCGAACTTGCCAATGTCTTGGAGGGCGCAATTTTGCTTTGTCAGGACGAACGGGTTCGCGTCCGCGAGCTTGCAGCCATCATGTCGCCTCCCGCGAAAGTTCCGACATTGGGAAAAACGACGGAATCAGCGGGTTCACTCGACGAGGACGGGCCGGGATCTCTTGCAGGACTATCGGGATCCGATGCGCCCTTGCCGCCCCTTCGTGCGGCGCGCGATTCCTTCGAACGCGCTTATCTCATCGAAGCGTTGCGTCGAGCTGGGGGCAATGTGAGCGCGGCAGCGAAACTCGCTGGACGAAATCGCACTGATTTCCACGACTTACTGCGCAAACACGGGATATCCGCGGCGGAATTCAAAGGATGA
- a CDS encoding HAMP domain-containing histidine kinase, whose product MRLVSRLVLSHTLPVAVVACALVVVLLSLARVTSSLKEVRDAELGALGLEETIHRTAWAVEVAMRHGAERCKNGESSAVATSAIKQRLTELENLLASSGTSASETILTPIRGYVSLASRVVQADTCQFLLSTTTQRERELLDEKLTDAWISRMFDLHSATLRKDEEVRIASASALSGGIVLALIAFLTAAWLAQRIARTVASPLASLSSSARRVGQGDFTVEIAAEGPREVRELAAEMDAMRRRLSELESLKQGFLASVSHEMRTPLTKIREALGLLADGVGGKLADRQQRIVQIAQVACEREIRTVTTLLDLSRLRAGVPIQRNAGASVDEVCWSAVRDEEIEAREQGVNIEVDISGQAPPALLDTVLLERAIANVVRNAVSVSKKGQRVLVRRDILAEGPDGNHGPWAKITVKDEGPGIPSEIRDILFNAFVTQGLDSSPKRVGIGLGLALAREIARAHGGDIVASDGATKGAEFHIWLPLEAPASLTEANVPAS is encoded by the coding sequence ATGCGCCTCGTCTCGCGCCTCGTTTTGTCTCACACGCTTCCCGTCGCCGTCGTCGCTTGCGCTCTCGTCGTCGTGCTTCTTTCGCTCGCCCGAGTCACGTCGTCTCTCAAAGAAGTTCGCGACGCAGAGCTCGGTGCGCTCGGGCTCGAAGAAACGATTCACCGCACGGCGTGGGCGGTGGAAGTTGCCATGCGCCACGGAGCGGAGCGGTGCAAGAACGGAGAATCGTCGGCGGTTGCAACCAGTGCCATCAAGCAACGCTTGACCGAGCTCGAAAACCTTCTCGCGTCATCCGGCACGTCGGCCAGCGAAACCATTCTCACGCCGATTCGTGGCTATGTCTCACTTGCCTCACGCGTCGTACAGGCGGATACGTGTCAGTTTCTTCTTTCCACCACGACCCAGCGCGAGCGCGAGCTTCTCGATGAAAAGCTCACCGATGCGTGGATCTCGCGCATGTTCGATTTGCATTCGGCGACGTTACGCAAAGACGAGGAAGTTCGTATCGCCAGTGCCTCGGCGCTCTCGGGCGGCATTGTCCTCGCATTGATTGCATTTCTCACGGCCGCATGGTTGGCGCAGCGCATTGCGCGAACGGTCGCGTCTCCATTGGCATCGCTTTCATCCAGCGCGCGCCGGGTGGGGCAGGGTGATTTCACCGTCGAAATTGCGGCGGAAGGTCCGCGCGAAGTGCGGGAATTGGCCGCTGAAATGGACGCCATGCGGCGCCGTTTGTCGGAGCTGGAATCATTGAAGCAAGGCTTTTTGGCTTCGGTCTCGCACGAAATGCGCACGCCGCTCACGAAAATTCGTGAGGCTCTTGGACTCTTGGCCGACGGTGTCGGGGGCAAACTGGCCGATCGCCAGCAACGCATCGTGCAGATTGCTCAGGTCGCATGCGAGCGCGAGATTCGTACCGTGACGACACTGCTCGATCTGTCGCGATTGCGTGCAGGTGTCCCGATTCAGCGTAATGCGGGGGCATCCGTGGACGAAGTCTGTTGGAGCGCGGTGCGTGACGAGGAAATCGAAGCGCGGGAGCAGGGCGTGAACATCGAAGTCGATATTTCCGGGCAGGCTCCGCCAGCGCTTCTCGATACCGTTCTCCTCGAACGTGCCATTGCCAATGTCGTGCGAAATGCCGTTTCGGTTTCGAAAAAAGGTCAGCGCGTATTGGTGCGCCGCGACATTCTTGCCGAAGGGCCGGACGGAAACCACGGACCTTGGGCGAAAATTACGGTCAAAGACGAAGGTCCGGGCATTCCATCAGAAATTCGTGACATCCTGTTCAATGCTTTCGTCACGCAAGGATTGGACAGCTCGCCCAAACGCGTTGGAATCGGTCTCGGTTTGGCGCTTGCCAGAGAGATCGCTCGCGCGCACGGTGGAGACATCGTGGCCAGCGACGGTGCTACGAAAGGCGCAGAATTCCACATTTGGTTACCCCTTGAAGCCCCAGCATCGTTGACGGAGGCGAACGTGCCCGCTTCGTGA
- a CDS encoding SulP family inorganic anion transporter yields MERLRGFMALIDNRFEDLDRKTWKTTVYRDFSAGLVVALTAIPMAMGFAMAMGLRPEQGIIAGALACIVGRTFGGSKYQVYGPTAAFIPVVAGLMNKYGESSGGTFASAHGFLVLASIIAGIILMICGMLGLGKHAKLVPPSIVVGFTVGIAVSIALSNGSEALGMASVSGGLVKKVVAMVSNIGSANLWALVLAAVTFFMTRLLLKVSIFIPAPLLALGACTLVTATVLSGQGIALVGDRYGSIPNNFFVFTGPSLPGTSLAVFADLAYFVIAIVFVSGVESLLCSSMADRLANNKKTPFNPDKEFWGQGLVQIITPLVNGFPCTGALARTATSIKAGAVTPLAGYFKGVLKLAMAYFMAPYLEKVPMACIAGILLWVASNMIKKHEIKEVMTQGRFHTGVMIFTAVMVPVTDFLTGVISALVVHFALRRFFEQPASKESSIIPVGAEQVGADAE; encoded by the coding sequence ATGGAGCGTTTACGCGGCTTCATGGCATTGATCGATAACCGCTTCGAGGATCTCGATCGGAAAACGTGGAAAACCACTGTCTATCGCGATTTCAGCGCTGGTCTCGTAGTGGCGCTTACCGCAATTCCGATGGCGATGGGGTTTGCCATGGCCATGGGATTGCGTCCGGAGCAAGGCATCATCGCAGGTGCTCTTGCGTGCATCGTGGGCCGAACGTTTGGTGGATCAAAATACCAAGTTTATGGTCCGACCGCCGCGTTCATTCCCGTCGTCGCGGGGCTCATGAACAAATACGGTGAGTCTTCCGGCGGCACGTTTGCATCGGCGCACGGGTTTTTGGTGCTCGCGTCGATCATCGCGGGCATCATTCTGATGATCTGCGGCATGCTCGGTCTTGGCAAACACGCGAAGCTCGTGCCTCCGTCGATCGTCGTGGGATTCACGGTCGGAATTGCTGTTTCGATTGCGCTGTCGAACGGAAGCGAAGCGCTTGGAATGGCAAGCGTCTCTGGCGGCCTGGTGAAAAAGGTCGTAGCCATGGTGTCGAACATCGGTTCGGCGAATCTTTGGGCGCTCGTGTTGGCAGCGGTCACGTTCTTCATGACGCGGCTTCTGCTAAAAGTATCCATTTTCATTCCGGCGCCACTTTTGGCGCTCGGGGCGTGCACGCTCGTCACCGCGACGGTGCTGAGTGGCCAGGGCATTGCGCTCGTAGGCGATCGTTACGGCAGCATTCCGAATAACTTCTTCGTGTTCACCGGACCTTCGCTTCCCGGTACGTCGCTCGCCGTATTCGCCGATCTCGCGTACTTCGTGATAGCGATCGTCTTCGTTTCGGGCGTCGAAAGCCTTCTGTGTTCGTCGATGGCCGATCGTCTCGCGAACAACAAGAAAACGCCGTTCAATCCCGATAAAGAATTCTGGGGCCAAGGGCTCGTACAGATCATCACCCCACTCGTGAATGGTTTTCCCTGCACGGGCGCGCTGGCGCGCACCGCAACGAGCATCAAGGCAGGCGCAGTGACGCCGCTCGCGGGTTACTTCAAGGGCGTTTTGAAGCTCGCAATGGCCTACTTCATGGCGCCGTACCTCGAGAAAGTTCCCATGGCGTGCATTGCGGGCATTCTCTTGTGGGTCGCGTCGAACATGATCAAGAAGCATGAAATCAAGGAAGTCATGACCCAGGGCCGATTCCATACGGGCGTGATGATTTTCACCGCCGTGATGGTGCCGGTCACCGACTTCTTGACCGGCGTGATTTCGGCGCTCGTCGTGCACTTCGCCCTGCGCAGGTTCTTCGAGCAACCGGCGAGCAAGGAGAGCTCGATCATTCCCGTAGGCGCGGAACAAGTCGGCGCCGACGCTGAGTGA
- a CDS encoding serine/threonine protein kinase, producing MRARADFLEGLLELHMQPDARARRVVFRQSITSLAIEASTDGPPPLDGLRPEALLESIRAALKDGLFDDLSWLAPPAAAVALYEITGALPLGPERRDLGRRVVSQLYDGDAATFVALATRMALGNARALDGAPVRARIALALQLGSNVDVPVDPLAFALVSRRELARDWVGTAATGSLPERRLAARLLERACREAARRASQGDDDALRLFRGIGSSSAPINRNSPLSDVVCDAYRRLLTDRETLVWRHASVARGLLSGVIPSLREEIRGMLGTNLSPTEWRRAATSLVASIAFDPQEGLAACKDLLASNLVRKDPGIPMAMIWGLPRAIDAEPEAAETLLDAIAEAHPIIIADGLIELNAELGTAFGARARTTCIQALSQSLTLPQDDDGLTALGQCMLRDLEGHEPSELAAAVRSAVAAFVEIGCREAAALALTAIEHASSTLDALEVLGATTAGDTTRASMSRRTAARLLRELDMNLYESGLLRSLVLLERRTGGNDSGAALGLDQVDDRVTRWLLRVEAASRREGGAAHLTFHQRNLRTLLHVVDGEATDGTDEENRGRGKLRLLETCDVLTRRLAAEAASPLRRAVAATVARAFDALVRANAVDAADALLYASMRTGDRGTLEVIAEASVHPDVRELFACFGKFTAALRPEQLGNDPTIRVDAAHSALTKFISELPAGTSQRIEGLRSALSRLARSLDAVRSARALAPLADATGKEGSPLAALEDALSTLSRLTSGALRRFSYTDDDEAPASVAFSGESLATIVGMARDGSAAPNLEVSIDKLVTTASSGLPGAIAQATAIVLRRLLTLPSQPAIVIARPYIDALTAEAPLPAWLPPHRMVGGFYVHRRLGGGSLGSVFVVSRAEERHDPNAEKFALKVPDYDATAARSVSESEFLKLFRQEAGALLSLPDHINLPRFVTFDAGARPKPILVMELIDGIRCEHLIDNRHLNVETTLVLLDGILAGLEAMHSEKIGHLDLKPSNVVLRAGTEPVLVDFGLAGRQIRPGCATAAYGAPEVWGAAPDGAVATPMTADIYSFGCLAYEILSGNMLFDASSDAAMITVHVSHDGLPQKIRRITSGRLASLGMFLFQCLRHNPNDRTSATGLRAVLRRIAPELQRCTWPIIEEE from the coding sequence ATGCGCGCACGCGCCGACTTTCTAGAAGGACTACTCGAACTGCACATGCAGCCGGACGCACGCGCACGACGCGTGGTTTTTCGGCAAAGCATCACCTCGCTCGCGATCGAAGCGTCGACCGATGGCCCACCGCCACTCGATGGATTGCGCCCCGAAGCGCTGCTCGAAAGCATTCGTGCCGCACTGAAAGACGGACTTTTCGACGACTTGAGCTGGCTTGCGCCACCCGCTGCCGCAGTCGCGCTTTACGAGATCACAGGAGCGCTGCCGCTCGGTCCGGAACGACGCGATCTCGGCAGGCGCGTGGTGTCGCAACTTTACGATGGAGACGCAGCGACCTTCGTTGCGCTCGCGACACGCATGGCTCTTGGCAATGCACGCGCGCTCGATGGTGCCCCCGTACGCGCTCGCATCGCACTCGCTTTGCAGCTCGGAAGCAACGTCGACGTGCCCGTCGATCCGCTCGCGTTTGCTCTCGTTTCACGCCGCGAGCTCGCTCGAGACTGGGTAGGCACCGCTGCCACCGGATCGCTGCCCGAACGGCGTCTAGCCGCTCGCCTTCTCGAACGTGCGTGTCGTGAAGCTGCGCGGCGAGCGAGCCAAGGTGACGACGACGCCTTGCGACTGTTCCGCGGTATCGGTTCGAGCAGCGCACCGATCAATCGGAATTCTCCGCTCTCCGACGTCGTTTGCGACGCATACCGACGGCTGCTCACCGATCGCGAAACACTCGTCTGGCGTCATGCTTCCGTTGCACGCGGACTCCTTTCCGGTGTCATCCCGAGTCTTCGCGAAGAGATCCGTGGGATGCTCGGGACAAACCTTTCACCAACCGAGTGGCGACGCGCTGCGACGTCGCTCGTCGCGAGCATCGCGTTCGATCCGCAAGAGGGCCTCGCTGCGTGCAAGGATCTGCTCGCATCGAACCTCGTGCGCAAAGATCCCGGCATTCCGATGGCCATGATTTGGGGTTTGCCCCGGGCCATCGATGCCGAGCCAGAAGCGGCCGAAACGCTGCTCGATGCGATCGCCGAGGCACATCCGATCATCATCGCCGACGGCCTCATCGAGCTCAACGCTGAGCTTGGAACGGCGTTCGGCGCGCGCGCTCGCACGACATGCATTCAAGCGCTGTCGCAAAGCCTGACGTTGCCACAAGACGACGATGGCCTCACCGCGCTTGGCCAGTGCATGCTGCGCGACTTGGAAGGTCACGAGCCTTCGGAGCTCGCTGCTGCCGTGCGTAGTGCCGTTGCAGCGTTCGTGGAAATTGGTTGTCGAGAAGCTGCTGCTCTCGCGCTGACGGCAATCGAACATGCGTCGAGCACGCTCGATGCCCTCGAAGTTCTTGGAGCAACGACCGCGGGAGACACGACGCGAGCGAGCATGTCGCGTCGCACGGCGGCGCGTCTTCTGCGCGAGCTCGACATGAATCTGTACGAGTCGGGCTTGCTCCGCAGCCTGGTGCTGCTCGAGCGGCGCACGGGCGGAAACGACAGTGGTGCGGCACTCGGGCTCGATCAGGTCGATGACCGCGTGACGCGATGGTTGCTTCGCGTCGAGGCGGCTTCACGTCGCGAAGGAGGCGCCGCTCATCTCACGTTTCACCAGAGAAACCTGCGCACACTTCTGCACGTCGTCGATGGTGAAGCGACGGACGGAACGGATGAAGAGAACCGCGGTCGAGGCAAGTTGCGGCTGCTCGAGACATGCGACGTTCTGACGCGCCGCCTTGCCGCCGAAGCCGCGTCGCCGCTGCGTCGTGCCGTCGCCGCGACGGTTGCGCGCGCATTCGACGCGCTCGTGCGAGCCAACGCCGTCGATGCTGCCGATGCACTGCTCTACGCCTCCATGCGCACGGGCGATCGCGGAACGCTCGAGGTCATCGCAGAAGCGAGCGTCCATCCGGATGTGCGCGAGCTCTTCGCATGTTTTGGCAAGTTCACGGCGGCGCTTCGTCCCGAGCAGCTCGGCAACGATCCGACGATCCGCGTCGACGCTGCACATTCAGCGCTCACGAAGTTCATTTCCGAACTACCCGCAGGCACGTCGCAACGCATCGAAGGGCTTCGCTCAGCGCTCAGCCGGCTCGCTCGAAGCCTCGACGCCGTGCGCAGCGCGCGTGCTCTCGCGCCGCTCGCCGATGCAACAGGCAAGGAGGGCTCGCCCCTCGCCGCACTCGAGGATGCGCTTTCGACGTTGTCCCGACTCACTTCGGGTGCACTTCGTCGCTTCTCGTATACCGACGACGATGAAGCTCCGGCGTCCGTGGCGTTCAGCGGCGAAAGCCTCGCAACGATCGTCGGCATGGCTCGCGATGGCAGTGCTGCACCGAATCTGGAAGTTTCGATTGACAAACTCGTGACAACGGCAAGCTCGGGGCTGCCGGGTGCAATTGCCCAGGCTACGGCGATCGTCCTTCGCCGACTGTTGACGCTACCGAGCCAACCAGCGATCGTCATCGCGCGCCCGTACATCGACGCGCTCACGGCCGAAGCTCCCCTCCCTGCGTGGCTTCCACCGCATCGAATGGTGGGCGGATTTTATGTGCACCGTCGTTTGGGCGGCGGATCGCTCGGCAGCGTGTTCGTCGTATCACGCGCCGAAGAGCGGCACGATCCGAATGCAGAGAAGTTTGCGCTCAAAGTACCCGACTACGATGCGACCGCGGCGCGTAGCGTCTCCGAATCGGAATTTTTGAAGCTGTTTCGTCAAGAAGCGGGCGCGCTGTTGTCGCTACCCGACCACATCAATCTTCCGCGTTTCGTAACCTTCGATGCAGGTGCGCGGCCGAAGCCGATTCTCGTCATGGAGCTCATCGATGGCATTCGTTGCGAGCATTTGATCGACAATCGGCATTTGAACGTCGAAACGACGTTGGTCTTGTTGGACGGGATCCTCGCGGGCCTCGAGGCGATGCATTCGGAAAAAATTGGCCACCTCGACCTCAAGCCTTCGAATGTGGTTTTACGTGCTGGAACCGAACCGGTGCTCGTGGATTTCGGTTTGGCAGGACGACAGATTCGTCCAGGATGTGCAACGGCGGCTTATGGCGCGCCCGAAGTTTGGGGCGCCGCGCCCGATGGCGCCGTCGCAACACCCATGACCGCCGACATCTACAGTTTCGGCTGCTTGGCCTACGAAATACTCTCCGGCAACATGCTTTTCGATGCGTCGAGCGACGCGGCCATGATCACCGTGCACGTGTCTCACGACGGTTTGCCGCAAAAGATTCGGCGCATCACGAGCGGCCGGCTCGCGTCACTCGGCATGTTCCTATTTCAATGTTTGCGGCACAATCCGAATGATCGGACGTCGGCGACGGGCCTGCGCGCGGTGTTGCGTCGTATTGCCCCAGAGCTCCAACGCTGCACGTGGCCGATCATCGAAGAAGAATAA
- a CDS encoding sigma-70 family RNA polymerase sigma factor translates to MDAPKVDELLADPELRRFLLDFVKRRVSAADADDIVQTVLCDALVAKNLPSEKEELRKYLLGIARHKVVDAHRRTSREEVGDPPELVANPPPVEEESLLRWAEKQAPTTEEAQKTLSWMAREGEGEKLENIAADERVPAARVRQRVSRMRRWMKERWIAELAAVAALGVLALVLWRILRQTPDGPEIVKPDVTAEPLRNDALERAKLLRAEAIKSCDEGAYDRCLKGLDEAKQLDPAGDMAQDVVWARKKANLAREPQPTPAPTTSEKLENSPDSKSDPKSTDLKAKPAPVQTNVGPVPKSRPKPSPKGKLDEPTFEEKPVFQKKGGFEKK, encoded by the coding sequence ATGGACGCACCGAAGGTCGACGAGCTTCTGGCGGATCCCGAGCTGCGGCGGTTCCTGCTCGATTTCGTCAAGCGGCGCGTATCTGCAGCCGATGCGGACGACATCGTGCAAACCGTCCTATGCGATGCGCTCGTCGCGAAGAACCTTCCGAGCGAAAAGGAAGAGCTGCGCAAGTACTTGCTTGGAATTGCGCGGCACAAGGTCGTCGATGCGCACAGGCGAACGTCGCGTGAAGAAGTTGGTGACCCTCCGGAGCTCGTAGCGAACCCGCCGCCCGTGGAAGAAGAGTCGCTTTTGCGCTGGGCTGAAAAGCAGGCGCCGACGACGGAAGAGGCCCAGAAGACGCTCTCGTGGATGGCGCGCGAAGGTGAAGGGGAGAAGCTCGAAAATATCGCGGCAGACGAGCGCGTGCCCGCGGCGCGCGTGCGTCAGCGCGTGTCGCGTATGCGGCGATGGATGAAGGAGCGATGGATCGCGGAGCTCGCGGCGGTTGCGGCGCTGGGCGTGCTGGCATTGGTGCTCTGGCGCATTCTGCGACAAACTCCTGATGGTCCCGAAATCGTGAAGCCGGACGTGACGGCAGAACCTTTGCGTAATGATGCGCTCGAACGGGCGAAGCTTTTGCGAGCCGAAGCGATCAAGTCGTGCGACGAGGGCGCTTACGACCGTTGCTTGAAGGGGCTCGACGAAGCCAAGCAGCTCGATCCGGCCGGCGATATGGCGCAAGATGTCGTTTGGGCTCGAAAGAAAGCGAATTTGGCGCGTGAACCGCAGCCCACACCGGCGCCGACCACTTCGGAGAAACTCGAAAACAGTCCTGATTCGAAGAGCGATCCGAAGAGCACCGATCTGAAGGCCAAACCTGCACCGGTGCAGACGAACGTCGGGCCAGTGCCGAAATCGAGGCCGAAGCCGAGCCCGAAAGGGAAGCTCGATGAGCCCACGTTCGAGGAAAAACCAGTTTTTCAGAAAAAGGGCGGATTCGAAAAGAAATAA
- a CDS encoding L,D-transpeptidase family protein, producing the protein MKHIVTLLVLAFVFMASPSPGAPRAKKTKLHSAKTSLVHAATTKSKAKRKPKRVASLEASSIEKSKSKSDKRDEDKVTLVRIDKSDHKLEVVAGNRVLKTYRVAIGIGGLGPKQFEGDMTTPVGRYHVTTRFRPLYHQFIGVSYPNDDDRTRYAALKRQGKVPPGRGVGHGIGIHGVGSRKLSGIHKQEDWTHGCIAMDDDEIDEFGLLVPEGTPIDIVD; encoded by the coding sequence ATGAAACACATTGTCACGCTCCTCGTGCTCGCGTTCGTGTTCATGGCATCTCCTTCGCCAGGTGCTCCGCGAGCGAAGAAAACCAAGCTCCACTCGGCGAAAACGTCTCTCGTTCATGCCGCAACGACGAAGAGCAAAGCGAAGCGCAAGCCGAAGCGGGTTGCTTCGCTCGAGGCTTCGTCCATCGAAAAGTCGAAGTCGAAGAGCGACAAACGTGACGAGGACAAAGTGACGCTCGTTCGTATCGACAAGAGCGATCACAAGCTCGAAGTCGTCGCGGGAAACCGCGTGCTCAAGACATATCGCGTTGCGATCGGAATCGGAGGACTTGGGCCGAAGCAGTTCGAGGGCGACATGACGACACCCGTCGGCCGTTATCACGTAACGACGCGTTTTCGCCCGCTCTATCATCAGTTCATCGGCGTCAGCTATCCGAACGACGACGATCGAACACGATATGCCGCCTTGAAGCGACAGGGCAAGGTGCCTCCGGGACGCGGCGTCGGACACGGCATCGGCATTCACGGCGTCGGATCACGCAAGCTGAGTGGCATTCACAAGCAAGAGGACTGGACGCACGGGTGCATCGCGATGGACGACGATGAAATCGACGAGTTCGGGCTCCTGGTTCCCGAAGGTACGCCGATCGACATCGTCGACTGA
- a CDS encoding EVE domain-containing protein — protein MPKNHWLVKSEPNKYSFAQLVADKRTMWEGVRNYEARGSLRAMKEGDLILFYHSNEGKAVVGIARVAREAYPDPTSPEEDWSAIDIEPIAPLKSPVDLEVIRADPALSDIALIKRSRLSVVPVSKEHFDHILALGKTKLARKYL, from the coding sequence ATGCCAAAAAACCATTGGCTCGTGAAGAGCGAGCCCAACAAATACTCGTTCGCACAGTTGGTCGCGGACAAACGCACCATGTGGGAGGGCGTGCGGAACTACGAAGCTCGCGGCAGTTTACGCGCGATGAAAGAGGGTGACTTGATCCTCTTTTACCACTCGAACGAAGGCAAAGCGGTGGTGGGCATCGCGCGAGTGGCACGTGAAGCGTATCCCGATCCTACGAGTCCGGAAGAAGATTGGAGCGCAATCGACATCGAGCCGATCGCGCCGCTGAAGTCTCCTGTTGATCTCGAGGTCATTCGTGCCGATCCGGCGCTCTCCGACATCGCGCTGATCAAGCGGTCACGTCTGAGCGTAGTGCCGGTGTCGAAAGAGCATTTCGACCACATTCTCGCTTTGGGCAAAACAAAACTAGCGCGCAAATATCTCTGA
- a CDS encoding SUMF1/EgtB/PvdO family nonheme iron enzyme — protein sequence MRSFPFVFLLAIASCDRSSPAPSEDASISSDAATDDAAAAAADASAIDPNKALPPKPDDFAIIEPELPPCPKDMVRVKKSFCIDRFEASLVDAETGKDLSPYYVPARKNALSIQEFWEKERLSVGPPEARDLILPPLPAWQKSRNFEPKATSRKKIVPQGYLTGPLAALACKNAEKRLCTHDEWRTACRGEADRPFPYGDKYAAGKCNIFREAHPAAVLHGNASLGHSDPRLNMVKSGDKPLLRMTGDTRACASEWEGDAIYDMVGNIDEWIDDPEGTFVGGFYARSKKDGCDSVVKAHPFDYFDYSTGVRCCKDLK from the coding sequence ATGAGATCATTTCCTTTCGTATTTCTTCTGGCGATCGCTTCGTGTGATCGCAGCTCGCCCGCACCTTCCGAGGATGCGTCGATTTCCAGTGATGCGGCAACAGATGACGCCGCGGCGGCTGCAGCGGATGCATCGGCCATCGATCCAAACAAAGCCCTTCCACCGAAGCCGGACGATTTTGCGATCATCGAGCCCGAGCTGCCGCCATGTCCGAAAGACATGGTGCGGGTGAAAAAAAGCTTTTGCATCGATCGCTTCGAGGCGAGCTTGGTGGACGCGGAGACGGGCAAAGATCTTTCACCGTATTATGTGCCGGCCCGGAAAAACGCACTGTCGATTCAGGAGTTTTGGGAAAAAGAGCGTTTGTCCGTGGGGCCTCCCGAGGCGCGTGACCTGATTTTACCTCCGCTTCCGGCTTGGCAGAAAAGCCGCAACTTCGAGCCGAAAGCGACGTCGCGCAAGAAAATTGTGCCGCAAGGGTATCTCACGGGGCCGCTGGCAGCGCTCGCGTGCAAGAATGCGGAAAAACGATTGTGCACGCACGACGAATGGCGCACGGCGTGTCGCGGTGAAGCAGATCGACCATTCCCGTACGGGGACAAGTATGCGGCAGGGAAATGCAATATTTTTCGCGAGGCGCATCCGGCCGCAGTGCTTCACGGCAACGCGAGCTTGGGGCATAGCGATCCGCGTTTGAATATGGTGAAAAGCGGGGACAAACCTCTTTTGCGTATGACGGGGGATACGCGCGCGTGCGCGAGCGAATGGGAGGGGGACGCCATTTACGATATGGTCGGCAATATCGATGAATGGATCGACGATCCGGAAGGGACGTTCGTCGGAGGGTTTTACGCGCGATCGAAAAAGGACGGATGCGATTCGGTCGTGAAAGCGCACCCGTTCGATTATTTTGATTATTCGACCGGCGTGAGGTGCTGCAAGGATTTGAAGTGA